One stretch of Planctomycetota bacterium DNA includes these proteins:
- a CDS encoding ATP-binding protein, with translation MMRYRILAKTVKKAIKSFPALVLTGPRQSGKTTLLKNLLKDSHDYLNLEDPDTRTRAKADPRSFIDQCAGPVLFDEIQYVPELLSYIKTRIDAKRKPGFWILTGSQNFSLMHGVSESLAGRVAVLTLLPFSLAERTGRGQPSLDMRGLLNNLPARPDRVDKNLSIADLILRGNYPEIASRPSVNRELWCGSYISTYLERDIRNLSQVGDLNQFERFLRLCATRTGQILNISELAREIGISVPTGKRWISMLETGYQVLLLYPYYKNIGKRLVKSPKIYFNDTALACYLLGIRDSRSLLNSPYFPHLFETMVITDFWKRYLNHGGLTSLYYLRTRDGLEIDLVIELNQKLHLFEIKSGATIFPKHAASLIRAKRDLPGVKLPLNIISQSSGRHIQKNVNNYNWQEILLL, from the coding sequence ATGATGAGATATCGGATTCTGGCTAAAACCGTTAAAAAGGCGATTAAATCATTCCCGGCATTGGTCTTGACCGGACCGCGCCAATCCGGGAAAACCACTTTGCTTAAGAATCTGTTAAAAGACTCCCATGATTATTTAAATCTGGAAGACCCGGACACCCGGACCCGGGCCAAGGCCGACCCGCGCAGTTTTATCGACCAATGCGCCGGGCCGGTGCTATTCGATGAAATACAATACGTCCCGGAGCTCCTGTCATATATTAAAACCCGGATAGACGCCAAACGCAAACCCGGGTTCTGGATATTAACCGGCTCTCAGAATTTTTCCCTGATGCACGGGGTCAGCGAATCATTAGCCGGCCGGGTAGCCGTGTTGACGCTTTTGCCGTTTTCCCTGGCTGAAAGAACCGGCCGGGGTCAGCCATCCCTGGATATGCGCGGACTCTTGAATAATCTGCCGGCTCGACCTGATCGGGTTGATAAAAATCTTTCTATCGCCGATTTGATATTAAGGGGCAATTACCCTGAAATAGCCAGCCGGCCATCGGTCAACCGGGAACTCTGGTGCGGGTCATACATCTCGACCTATCTGGAACGCGACATCCGCAACCTTTCGCAGGTCGGCGATTTAAACCAGTTTGAAAGATTCCTGCGCCTGTGCGCCACCCGGACCGGGCAAATTCTGAACATCTCCGAATTAGCCCGGGAAATCGGCATTTCCGTGCCCACCGGCAAGCGCTGGATTTCCATGCTGGAAACCGGTTATCAGGTATTGCTGCTTTATCCGTATTACAAAAACATCGGCAAGCGCTTAGTCAAGAGCCCGAAGATATATTTCAACGACACCGCCTTGGCTTGCTATTTATTAGGCATCAGAGACAGCCGGTCGCTGCTTAACAGCCCCTATTTCCCGCATCTTTTCGAGACCATGGTAATTACCGATTTCTGGAAACGGTATTTGAACCATGGCGGCCTGACTTCATTATATTATTTGCGGACCCGGGACGGCCTGGAAATAGACCTGGTCATAGAACTAAACCAGAAATTGCATTTATTTGAAATCAAAAGCGGCGCGACGATTTTCCCGAAGCACGCCGCATCATTAATCAGGGCTAAGAGGGATTTACCGGGCGTCAAGTTACCGCTCAATATAATATCGCAATCTTCCGGTCGGCACATTCAAAAAAATGTAAACAACTATAACTGGCAGGAAATCTTGTTGTTATAA
- a CDS encoding virulence RhuM family protein, with the protein MKKKKSHPDSKKLSLSQGVNKNQLILYTAPDGDVKLDVFLRDETVWLSQKMMALLFDCSVDNIALHLRNIFAEGELDARSTSEDSSVVQEEGGRSIKRTLKLYNLDVIIAVGYRVNSKRATQFRIWATKVLKEYITKGFVLNDERLKQGQRVFGKDYFRELLERVRSIRASERRIYLQITDIFAECSIDYDPNSQTTRDFFATVQNKFHYAITGRTAAEIIGAKADKKLPFMGLTTWKNSPKGRILPADVVIAKNYLPAKEIRKLERTISGFFDYIENLIENRRAFTMAEFVDGVNRFLSFNEYKILGGKGTISKEAADKKALAEYTQYNKTQPIESDFEKEVKKLLKR; encoded by the coding sequence ATGAAAAAGAAGAAGTCACATCCCGACTCCAAGAAATTGTCGCTATCCCAGGGTGTAAACAAGAATCAGCTGATTCTTTATACCGCGCCGGATGGCGATGTCAAGCTGGATGTCTTTCTGCGGGATGAAACCGTTTGGCTGAGCCAAAAGATGATGGCTCTGCTGTTCGATTGCAGTGTGGATAATATCGCCCTGCACTTACGAAACATATTTGCCGAAGGCGAATTGGATGCCCGTTCAACATCCGAGGATTCCTCGGTAGTTCAAGAAGAAGGCGGGCGGAGTATCAAAAGAACGCTGAAACTCTATAATCTTGACGTCATTATCGCCGTGGGATACCGGGTTAATTCCAAACGCGCGACTCAGTTTCGCATTTGGGCTACCAAAGTCCTGAAAGAATACATCACCAAGGGATTTGTCCTGAACGATGAACGGCTTAAGCAGGGCCAGCGGGTCTTTGGCAAGGATTACTTTCGGGAATTGCTGGAGCGGGTCCGCTCCATCAGAGCCAGCGAGCGGCGGATTTATCTGCAAATCACCGATATCTTCGCCGAATGCAGTATTGACTACGACCCCAATTCCCAGACGACCAGGGACTTCTTCGCTACGGTGCAGAACAAATTCCACTATGCCATTACCGGCCGGACCGCGGCCGAGATTATCGGCGCCAAGGCGGATAAGAAACTGCCGTTTATGGGGCTGACCACCTGGAAAAATTCCCCTAAAGGCAGAATCCTGCCGGCTGACGTGGTCATAGCCAAGAATTATCTGCCGGCCAAGGAAATCAGGAAACTGGAGCGGACCATATCGGGATTCTTTGACTACATCGAAAACCTTATTGAAAACAGGCGGGCATTTACCATGGCCGAGTTTGTGGATGGCGTCAACCGGTTTTTGAGCTTTAACGAGTATAAGATACTGGGCGGAAAGGGAACAATATCCAAGGAAGCGGCGGATAAAAAAGCGCTGGCCGAGTACACCCAATACAATAAAACCCAGCCGATTGAGTCCGACTTTGAAAAGGAAGTCAAAAAGCTATTGAAAAGATAA